In one Dreissena polymorpha isolate Duluth1 chromosome 7, UMN_Dpol_1.0, whole genome shotgun sequence genomic region, the following are encoded:
- the LOC127837572 gene encoding uncharacterized protein LOC127837572: MVDIDGMQFGFVPGRGMTDAIFIIRQLQEKYNAANKPLYIAFVDLEKAFDRVPRKVLWWALRSLGVEEWAVRVIQGMYTGARCRERVNGQYSEEFGVEVGVHQGSVLSPLLFILVLEALSRELCAGVPLELFYADDLAVIADSLEECLSRLKGWKDGMESKGLRVNMKKTKLLITGPGLNLLRDAGAYPCAVCRSGVGVNSIECTQCKLWVHKKCSGIKGRITSNPDYVCPRCMDQARPIDGRPVTQVVIDGSQLDVEASFCYLDDTLCAGGGCELAIITRCCIAWGKFKKLLPILTSKHVSLKIRGNVFNACVRSAMLHGSEAWAPSASDLQRLRRDDRAMARWICSIKPDDGVHTDMLYGKLGIPEVTASLRARRLRWYGHVERATSCINSISKMAIPGARGRGRPRKSWSDCIKDDLHTCGLGDTDPQNRGAWKSGVRRSSRLLPTPTTGTNPAADDK; the protein is encoded by the coding sequence ATGGTCGATATCGATGGTATGCAGTTTGGTTTTGTTCCTGGTAGAGGTATGACTGATGCAATCTTCATCATACGCCAGCTACAGGAAAAATACAATGCAGCAAACAAGCCACTGTATATTGCCTTTGTCGACCTTGAGAAAGCATTTGATAGAGTTCCAAGAAAGGTCCTCTGGTGGGCTCTGAGGAGTCTAGGGGTTGAGGAATGGGCAGTTCGTGTCATACAGGGTATGTACACAGGCGCCAGGTGCCGTGAGCGTGTCAACGGACAATATAGCGAGGAATTTGGAGTCGAAGTAGGGGTGCATCAGGGTTCTGTTCTTAGTCCCCTGCTTTTCATCCTAGTGCTTGAGGCTCTGTCGAGGGAATTGTGCGCCGGGGTTCCATTGGAGCTCTTCTACGCTGATGATCTTGCTGTGATCGCGGACTCACTGGAGGAGTGTCTCTCCAGATTGAAAGGTTGGAAGGATGGAATGGAAAGCAAGGGGCTGAGGGTCAATATGAAGAAGACAAAGCTCTTGATCACCGGCCCTGGACTGAATCTTCTGCGCGATGCGGGAGCATATCCCTGTGCGGTATGTAGGAGTGGAGTGGGAGTGAACTCGATTGAGTGTACCCAGTGCAAACTGTGGGTGCACAAAAAGTGCAGTGGCATCAAGGGAAGAATCACCAGCAACCCGGACTACGTTTGCCCGAGATGCATGGACCAAGCACGCCCAATTGATGGAAGACCTGTTACCCAGGTGGTCATTGATGGCTCACAGCTTGATGTTGAGGCCAGCTTCTGCTATCTGGATGACACGCTATGTGCTGGGGGAGGCTGCGAACTTGCCATCATCACCCGATGCTGCATTGCCTGGGGAAAGTTTAAGAAGCTCCTACCAATACTGACGTCGAAGCATGTTTCCCTTAAAATCCGTGGCAACGTGTTCAATGCTTGTGTCCGTTCTGCCATGTTACATGGTAGTGAAGCGTGGGCACCATCCGCTTCTGATCTACAACGACTTCGTAGAGACGACAGAGCAATGGCCCGCTGGATTTGCAGCATCAAACCTGACGACGGAGTCCACACTGACATGCTGTATGGCAAACTAGGGATACCAGAAGTCACTGCATCACTGAGAGCCAGGCGCCTGAGGTGGTATGGGCATGTCGAGCGTGCCACCTCTTGCATCAATTCAATCTCGAAGATGGCCATTCCTGGTGCTAGAGGTAGAGGGAGACCAAGAAAATCGTGGTCTGACTGTATTAAGGATGACCTGCACACCTGTGGCTTGGGTGACACTGACCCACAGAACAGAGGAGCGTGGAAATCAGGGGTTAGACGCTCTAGCCGCCTGCTGCCTACCCCAACTACTGGGACTAATCCCGCAGCAGATGACAAATAA